The following proteins come from a genomic window of Pelagicoccus albus:
- a CDS encoding ABC transporter permease, translating into MSPLRIALKGLKNRALSSSVTAGSMALSVCLLLLVWGFKAEAERSFAAADGGFDAVLGPRGSKLQIVLNALYHLDDSPGLMRWSDYEQIKANPVIAEAYPIAVGDNYRGVRLVGTVPEYLQDHEYREGQGFEIADTGRVFAAGKLEAVVGSQAAKQLQIGEGDTFHPYHGLQYDVNARHAELYTVVGVLEPTGTPADRVIWIPVAGIQNMSGHAAAAANSVSATLLKFHPGARAAGFQLDMLYNKQGDRMTLAWPASQSVLRLFNKLGWFDLALRAIAVLVAIIAAAGVTATLYNSMSERQRDIAVWRALGARRRVVFSIATLESLGIAILGLLGGFLLYLTAGFALAEFVRERAGVMLELFAPNPAFWAVPLGVLVIGFLAGLAPALKAYTVDVTKHL; encoded by the coding sequence GTGAGTCCGTTACGAATCGCCCTCAAAGGATTGAAGAACCGGGCTCTCAGCAGCTCGGTCACTGCCGGTTCGATGGCCCTTTCGGTCTGCCTGCTCTTACTTGTTTGGGGCTTCAAGGCTGAAGCGGAGAGGAGCTTTGCGGCTGCGGATGGCGGCTTTGACGCGGTACTTGGACCGCGCGGTTCCAAGCTGCAAATTGTTTTGAATGCTCTCTACCACTTGGACGATTCCCCCGGTCTGATGCGTTGGAGCGATTACGAGCAGATCAAGGCCAACCCGGTGATTGCCGAAGCTTATCCAATCGCGGTGGGAGACAACTATAGAGGTGTTAGGTTAGTGGGCACTGTTCCGGAGTATTTGCAGGACCACGAATATCGAGAAGGTCAAGGTTTCGAGATCGCGGACACTGGGCGCGTCTTCGCTGCAGGTAAATTAGAAGCTGTGGTTGGTAGCCAAGCGGCTAAGCAATTGCAAATAGGGGAAGGGGACACTTTCCACCCGTATCATGGTTTACAATACGACGTGAATGCTCGTCACGCGGAGCTGTACACTGTGGTCGGAGTTTTAGAGCCAACCGGTACGCCAGCAGACCGGGTTATTTGGATTCCCGTAGCAGGGATTCAGAACATGAGCGGCCACGCGGCGGCTGCTGCAAACTCGGTCAGCGCCACGCTTTTGAAATTTCATCCCGGAGCCCGCGCGGCGGGATTTCAGCTCGATATGCTTTACAACAAGCAAGGAGATCGGATGACTCTCGCTTGGCCCGCAAGCCAGAGCGTATTGCGGCTGTTCAACAAGCTCGGCTGGTTTGACCTAGCCCTGCGGGCGATCGCTGTCTTGGTGGCGATCATTGCTGCAGCCGGGGTAACGGCTACGCTCTACAACTCGATGAGCGAACGTCAGCGGGATATCGCAGTCTGGCGAGCCCTAGGGGCACGCCGTCGGGTTGTCTTTAGTATTGCAACTTTGGAGTCACTCGGGATTGCCATTCTGGGTTTGTTGGGAGGCTTCCTATTGTATCTGACGGCAGGCTTCGCCCTCGCGGAGTTTGTGAGAGAACGAGCCGGTGTTATGCTCGAATTATTCGCCCCTAATCCTGCATTTTGGGCAGTCCCTCTGGGCGTACTTGTAATTGGCTTCTTAGCCGGTCTCGCTCCTGCTTTGAAGGCCTATACTGTGGATGTGACAAAACACTTATAA
- a CDS encoding ABC transporter ATP-binding protein: MALLEIADLEKSYAEADGGERAILAVDRFSLEAGEQMALKGPSGCGKTTFLHLIAGILPASKGRICVKDTVVSELGEAARDQYRARTIGYVFQSFHLMRDFSCLENVELGMSFGAKVDRAFAKSLLMRVGLGERIDYRASQLSVGQQQRVAIARALANRPRLVLADEPTGSLDEETGKLAIDLLRELCEENGASLLLVSHDRSVVERFESRVDFRELNRVLSNAGEAKL; this comes from the coding sequence ATGGCTTTGTTGGAAATAGCGGATTTGGAGAAGTCTTACGCCGAGGCGGACGGCGGGGAACGGGCAATATTGGCCGTAGATCGTTTCTCGCTCGAAGCGGGTGAACAGATGGCGCTGAAAGGGCCAAGCGGATGCGGCAAAACCACTTTTTTGCATCTGATTGCGGGAATCCTGCCGGCCAGCAAAGGACGGATTTGTGTTAAGGACACTGTGGTCTCGGAGCTTGGAGAAGCTGCGCGAGATCAGTACAGAGCGCGCACGATCGGCTATGTTTTTCAGAGCTTCCATCTGATGCGTGATTTCTCGTGCCTTGAAAACGTGGAACTAGGGATGTCCTTTGGCGCGAAGGTCGATAGAGCCTTCGCCAAGTCTCTTCTCATGCGTGTGGGCTTAGGCGAGCGTATCGACTATCGAGCGTCGCAGTTGTCGGTCGGACAGCAGCAGCGAGTCGCGATCGCTCGCGCTTTGGCCAACCGTCCTCGTCTCGTTTTGGCTGATGAGCCAACTGGTAGCCTCGACGAGGAAACGGGGAAGCTCGCCATCGATTTGCTGCGCGAACTATGCGAGGAAAACGGAGCTTCGCTGCTTCTGGTGAGTCATGACCGATCCGTTGTGGAGCGGTTCGAGTCGAGAGTGGATTTTCGGGAGCTCAACAGGGTCTTGTCCAACGCAGGGGAGGCTAAGCTGTGA